From Paenibacillus sp. V4I7, one genomic window encodes:
- a CDS encoding sensor histidine kinase has product MDLKVQEVVRISQTVVFNPEIEKVITRINTSEDSDPFNLYYNKRQIEEQIFQIKSDAPYITGMYLYDLKGNPSYFSYTTSSINVPDENVFSVIRSKINETYGDLVWMSMPLSSSVEPSGFRNTIIVARWMKNSDLNTYGVLVMAFDESFFSGSLKELTKNGEGEVYLFNKNNELLFSNSPESSVDKRERLKNLNETQTMDQHLFVQGQSQVTSFKLVSGTSLAAIQSKNRELFQKIVYSGLISIFLTSVLIVLSTGNLLRPLKDLLQGLRKVRSGDFDTRIEIRTKDELAYIGESFNAMAEQVGRLIKEVYLTQLSEKEAELKALQAQLNPHFLHNMFNEIYWKLYLQDETETAALIAAISEMLKYSLMPVRTLTTVREELQQIRNYLKVQKELFETDLETIIQADDDVLNGQVMRSLLQPLVENVFMHAFRNKVSQKVLLIKASSRDGFLEIEVTDNGCGMDGVDVSQILGFQGSSLPQRSDGRESLGVRSVVRRIELVYGTPYRLEINSVIESGTTMRLVLPFVNNVETGGSVA; this is encoded by the coding sequence ATGGATCTAAAAGTGCAAGAGGTTGTACGGATCTCACAAACGGTTGTATTTAATCCTGAAATCGAAAAGGTTATTACACGGATCAATACAAGTGAAGATTCCGATCCATTTAATCTGTATTATAATAAAAGGCAAATCGAAGAACAGATTTTCCAGATTAAATCCGATGCGCCCTACATTACCGGTATGTACTTATATGACCTCAAAGGGAATCCTTCTTATTTCAGCTATACCACCTCGTCAATAAATGTGCCGGATGAGAATGTATTCAGCGTCATTCGTTCTAAAATCAACGAAACCTATGGGGATCTCGTATGGATGAGCATGCCGCTCTCATCTTCCGTTGAACCAAGCGGGTTCAGAAACACAATCATTGTGGCCCGATGGATGAAAAATAGTGATTTGAACACGTATGGTGTGCTCGTGATGGCTTTTGACGAGTCGTTTTTCTCAGGTTCTCTTAAGGAACTAACGAAGAATGGAGAGGGCGAAGTCTATTTGTTCAATAAGAATAATGAGCTGTTATTTAGCAATTCGCCGGAGAGTTCGGTAGATAAACGGGAACGGCTGAAAAATTTAAATGAAACTCAGACCATGGATCAGCATTTGTTCGTTCAAGGACAGTCGCAGGTGACTTCCTTCAAGCTGGTCAGCGGAACTTCGCTTGCGGCTATTCAAAGCAAGAATCGGGAATTATTTCAGAAAATCGTATACTCTGGTCTGATCAGCATTTTTCTAACCAGTGTGTTGATCGTACTCTCCACGGGCAATCTGCTGCGGCCGCTCAAGGATTTGCTGCAGGGTCTGCGCAAAGTAAGATCTGGCGATTTTGATACGCGCATTGAGATTCGAACCAAAGATGAGCTGGCTTATATCGGAGAGAGCTTTAACGCAATGGCCGAGCAAGTCGGCAGGCTAATTAAGGAAGTGTATTTGACGCAGTTAAGTGAGAAGGAAGCGGAGCTTAAAGCTCTTCAAGCCCAATTGAATCCACATTTTCTGCATAATATGTTTAACGAAATTTATTGGAAGCTTTATCTGCAAGACGAGACCGAAACAGCGGCCTTGATCGCGGCCATATCGGAGATGCTCAAGTATTCGTTGATGCCTGTGCGTACCCTAACTACTGTGAGGGAAGAACTTCAGCAGATCCGTAACTATTTGAAGGTGCAGAAGGAGCTCTTTGAAACGGACTTGGAGACGATTATTCAAGCGGATGATGATGTCCTAAATGGCCAGGTTATGCGTTCTCTTCTCCAACCCTTGGTAGAAAACGTGTTTATGCATGCCTTTCGCAACAAAGTGTCGCAAAAAGTGCTGTTGATTAAAGCGAGCAGTCGCGATGGCTTTCTTGAGATTGAAGTTACGGATAATGGCTGCGGTATGGACGGAGTGGACGTTTCGCAAATACTGGGCTTCCAGGGCTCCTCTTTGCCGCAGCGCTCAGATGGGCGAGAAAGTCTCGGGGTTCGCAGTGTTGTAAGGAGAATCGAGCTGGTGTATGGTACGCCTTATCGTTTGGAAATCAATAGTGTGATTGAAAGCGGTACCACCATGCGTCTTGTTCTGCCTTTTGTAAACAACGTCGAGACAGGAGGTTCAGTAGCATGA
- a CDS encoding YiaA/YiaB family inner membrane protein has translation MEDGYGSRKRNTAAFTFLAWSSFALALLGMFIGIINLEQLLSVKGYYAVTALFLTMSSFVLQKTVRDNNDDELLQPIENKSENKFEEL, from the coding sequence TTGGAGGATGGCTACGGTTCACGCAAACGCAATACAGCGGCTTTCACCTTCTTGGCATGGAGCTCTTTCGCTCTAGCGCTTCTGGGTATGTTTATCGGCATAATTAATCTAGAGCAGCTGCTTTCTGTCAAAGGCTATTACGCTGTTACGGCCTTGTTCCTGACGATGTCTTCCTTTGTTCTCCAAAAAACGGTGCGTGACAATAACGATGATGAGCTCCTGCAGCCGATTGAAAATAAATCCGAAAATAAATTCGAAGAGCTGTAG
- a CDS encoding TetR/AcrR family transcriptional regulator: protein MKKQKKLTNRDLVIQVATDLFLTKGYLATSMDEIVAVSKVSKTNIYYYFKRKEDLLAAILEQLIHTYNEMIQKTVSRSEISVQERFTALLQVLTGLEWTSLGGCPFLTLYTQMPQDADVLRDKVSVFFREQMLTVEALLVEGVRNKEFSSTLPTKATAQLIVSTIEGGLFLQHANQDPAMLDQTLSTLAMLLK from the coding sequence ATGAAAAAACAAAAGAAATTAACCAACCGTGATCTTGTGATTCAAGTGGCAACAGACTTGTTCTTGACGAAAGGCTATTTAGCAACCAGCATGGACGAAATCGTCGCAGTGAGCAAAGTATCCAAAACGAATATTTATTATTATTTCAAACGTAAAGAAGACCTGCTAGCAGCAATTCTTGAACAGCTTATACACACCTATAACGAGATGATCCAGAAGACCGTGTCACGTTCGGAAATAAGTGTGCAGGAGCGCTTCACCGCTCTCCTACAAGTGCTGACAGGACTTGAATGGACTTCATTAGGCGGGTGCCCGTTTCTCACTCTCTATACACAGATGCCGCAGGATGCAGACGTACTGCGGGATAAAGTGAGCGTTTTTTTTCGGGAACAAATGCTTACAGTGGAAGCCCTGCTCGTCGAGGGCGTTCGTAACAAGGAGTTTTCATCCACCCTCCCGACAAAAGCCACCGCTCAATTGATCGTTTCGACGATTGAAGGCGGGCTGTTCCTACAGCATGCAAACCAAGATCCAGCCATGTTGGATCAAACTCTTTCTACTTTAGCCATGTTGCTAAAGTAA
- a CDS encoding alpha/beta fold hydrolase, with protein MTHIFITGGTGFIGTQTLEQLSREDHTVSVLVRSKARWEQIRKQLGWLSRDGQRETSVGNERFSPVIGDLSLPGLGLSAPDMASVLTADVIIHAGGPMDIRIGESEARAVFLQAAEELLSLASQIQTRKGLQHFIHLVGFKSPFTDDNFHDPAPIIASLEQESPYETMKFLADLRIRQGAKQLSFPLSVIHPSIVIGSSEHGDTPQTGGLGILVRATGRRLMSVVPGGKSHWLPLVHVNHAAEFISALAKESNPVSQTYYLLDDKKQSPSMTELVSGIAKELRVRKPWGAISPKWLSKVLGSPLGRKIGIPKESLDFIVNVNQAYPLTAAQDMQRKYGLEHAINASIMPYTISDLDFRLVHSHSQADGYIRGKRGPLATLERLGSDKGKPPILFVHGTLSGADCLLPLAEQFPESSVCLVDLPGFGRSPYHHGADVIEGHTESLVQAIRSFKTPVTLVGHSLGGLLAAHAYARVPEQIHRLHLLQPVLHSAARRFRSARINEAALRMLRAANLRKQLLAQGCFTDISDISPAYVTYVLAELQSPRVRKTTAETLSALTRAESFTLQQQGVPLQCEPSILWGTQDRAYHLPERFRSARTTEIATAHYFPISHPALTAQLLRQQGL; from the coding sequence ATGACACATATTTTCATCACAGGCGGTACAGGGTTCATAGGAACACAAACATTAGAGCAGCTATCCCGTGAGGATCATACCGTTTCGGTGCTCGTTCGTTCCAAAGCTCGATGGGAGCAGATCCGCAAACAATTAGGTTGGCTCAGCCGTGATGGTCAGAGGGAAACTAGCGTGGGAAATGAGCGATTTTCCCCGGTTATAGGAGATTTAAGCTTACCCGGCCTTGGATTAAGCGCACCTGACATGGCGTCAGTGCTAACGGCAGATGTAATCATTCACGCGGGTGGACCGATGGATATTCGGATCGGGGAGTCCGAGGCCCGTGCGGTTTTCCTGCAAGCCGCCGAGGAATTGCTAAGTTTGGCTTCGCAAATTCAAACTCGCAAGGGTTTGCAGCATTTCATCCATCTTGTCGGCTTCAAAAGTCCCTTTACAGATGATAATTTCCACGATCCAGCACCTATCATCGCTAGTTTAGAGCAGGAATCTCCTTACGAGACCATGAAATTTCTAGCTGATTTGCGCATTCGCCAAGGAGCGAAGCAGCTCAGTTTTCCTCTATCTGTCATCCATCCAAGCATTGTCATTGGCAGTTCCGAGCACGGGGACACCCCGCAAACAGGCGGACTAGGTATTCTCGTACGAGCCACTGGGCGTAGGTTGATGAGCGTCGTACCCGGCGGTAAATCCCATTGGCTTCCACTTGTTCATGTTAATCACGCCGCCGAGTTCATTAGCGCTCTGGCGAAGGAATCGAATCCCGTTAGCCAAACTTACTACTTACTGGATGATAAGAAGCAAAGTCCCTCGATGACAGAGCTCGTGTCAGGCATAGCCAAGGAACTGCGTGTCCGTAAACCATGGGGAGCAATCTCACCTAAATGGTTATCAAAGGTTCTTGGGAGTCCGCTTGGACGGAAAATCGGAATCCCTAAGGAGTCCCTCGATTTTATCGTAAACGTCAATCAGGCTTATCCCCTAACTGCCGCACAAGACATGCAGCGGAAGTACGGATTGGAGCACGCGATAAACGCCTCGATTATGCCCTATACCATCTCGGATCTTGACTTTCGTCTCGTTCATTCCCACTCTCAGGCAGATGGCTATATACGGGGTAAAAGAGGGCCTTTGGCCACACTGGAACGACTGGGATCAGACAAGGGGAAGCCTCCGATCTTGTTCGTTCACGGCACTCTAAGCGGAGCTGATTGCTTGCTCCCGCTAGCTGAACAATTCCCTGAGTCTTCCGTCTGCCTGGTCGATCTCCCAGGCTTCGGTCGTTCGCCCTATCACCACGGTGCGGACGTGATAGAGGGGCATACCGAATCGCTTGTCCAGGCGATTCGGTCTTTCAAGACCCCGGTTACGCTCGTGGGGCACTCGCTGGGCGGACTGCTTGCCGCCCACGCCTATGCTCGCGTACCGGAACAGATCCACAGGCTGCATCTGCTGCAGCCTGTACTGCACAGCGCTGCGCGGAGGTTCCGCAGCGCGCGAATCAACGAAGCCGCGCTGCGCATGCTGCGCGCGGCTAACTTGCGGAAGCAGCTGCTCGCGCAAGGCTGCTTCACGGACATAAGTGACATATCGCCTGCGTATGTCACTTATGTCCTGGCCGAGCTGCAGTCGCCGCGTGTGCGGAAGACGACTGCGGAGACCCTCTCTGCGCTGACGCGCGCAGAGAGCTTCACACTGCAGCAGCAGGGTGTGCCGCTGCAGTGTGAGCCCTCGATCCTGTGGGGAACCCAGGATCGGGCGTACCACCTGCCGGAGCGCTTTCGCTCCGCGCGCACGACGGAGATAGCGACTGCTCACTACTTCCCTATCTCGCATCCGGCGCTGACCGCTCAGCTCCTGAGGCAGCAAGGTCTATAA
- a CDS encoding glycoside hydrolase family 18 protein, with translation MQIHVIQKGQSLYRISQTYGVSVDTIAAANEMTPSQSLVIGQALVIPIVGSYYWVQPGEGLYLIARKLGIDLQTLASVNRLTLYQSLPVGFRLYIPPTPRTQAEVNAYIEPRGTDVSPVLIQSAKEAAPHLTYLAPFSFRINRDGTLQAPPLDDLRGIASQHGVTLMMVVTNLEKDQFSAELGHIILTNDTVQNRLLQTIKSTAKQYGFRDIHFDIEHLFPDDRDAYTRFLRKAAAQIHQEGYLMSTALAPKTSAAQTGAWYTAHDYRAHGQIADFVVIMTYEWGYSGGPPMAVSPIGPVRKVLEYAISEMPASKVMMGQNLYGYDWTLPFVPGGAYAKAVSPQAAIDLARKHNAQILYDYTAQAPHFNYWDDAGKEHTVWFEDARSIQAKFRLMKELGLRGISYWKLGLKFPQNWLLLEENFKVVKRS, from the coding sequence ATGCAAATTCACGTTATCCAGAAGGGACAGTCGTTATACCGCATTTCGCAAACGTACGGAGTGTCGGTGGATACAATCGCAGCAGCCAATGAGATGACCCCCAGCCAATCCCTGGTCATCGGACAGGCATTGGTCATTCCGATTGTTGGCTCGTACTACTGGGTACAGCCAGGTGAAGGGCTCTATCTGATTGCCCGAAAGCTCGGAATCGACCTGCAGACCCTCGCCTCTGTCAATAGACTAACCTTGTATCAATCTTTACCTGTAGGCTTTCGCCTCTATATTCCGCCAACGCCTCGTACGCAGGCAGAAGTGAATGCTTATATAGAGCCTCGCGGGACTGACGTATCGCCCGTTCTCATTCAATCCGCCAAGGAAGCCGCTCCTCATCTTACGTACTTAGCTCCATTCAGCTTCCGCATCAATCGGGATGGCACCCTTCAAGCCCCACCGCTGGACGATCTTCGTGGGATTGCCTCGCAGCATGGCGTCACCTTGATGATGGTTGTGACCAATCTGGAAAAGGACCAATTCAGCGCTGAGCTCGGGCATATCATCCTCACCAACGATACCGTTCAGAATCGTCTGCTTCAGACCATTAAAAGCACCGCCAAACAATATGGATTCCGCGATATCCATTTCGACATTGAGCATCTGTTCCCCGATGATCGCGACGCCTACACGCGCTTCCTTCGGAAAGCAGCCGCACAAATTCATCAAGAGGGCTACTTGATGTCTACGGCGCTCGCGCCGAAAACAAGCGCCGCTCAAACCGGCGCCTGGTACACTGCGCATGATTACAGAGCGCATGGCCAAATCGCCGATTTCGTCGTCATCATGACCTACGAGTGGGGCTACAGCGGCGGCCCCCCTATGGCTGTCTCCCCCATCGGCCCCGTGCGCAAAGTGCTAGAGTACGCCATAAGCGAGATGCCTGCTTCCAAAGTTATGATGGGCCAAAATCTGTACGGTTACGACTGGACGCTGCCCTTTGTCCCAGGGGGTGCTTATGCTAAGGCTGTTTCTCCGCAAGCGGCTATTGACCTGGCTCGCAAGCATAATGCGCAGATCCTATATGATTACACGGCGCAAGCCCCGCACTTCAACTATTGGGACGATGCTGGCAAGGAACACACCGTCTGGTTCGAGGACGCACGCTCCATTCAAGCGAAATTCCGTTTAATGAAAGAGCTCGGCTTACGCGGGATTAGTTACTGGAAGCTTGGTCTTAAATTTCCGCAAAACTGGCTGCTCCTTGAGGAAAATTTCAAAGTCGTGAAGCGATCTTAG
- a CDS encoding Ig-like domain-containing protein: protein MKSRHSKWLSMVFIFILATQSLVTGTAFAADEISKLVLNKNELALQVGDTANLTATAIFVSGSTENATVKTDWNSGSTDVASVYAGVVTAKKEGKAVITATYMGKTVIVNVDVSKKVKSLTKDKQSMALRLNATEQVMITAFYDDGTSEDVTSKADYTVDTSSIVTVTNGLVKGQNPGSATITIKYMNQSLTLPVDVEVVRRIDAVKSSISLLLNGTEPIVLNATYPDGTNADVSAKAVWTTDKPNVADVINGSVKGYGVGTANLTATYGTKSTTVKVDVDSTLKLTLDQPNVLMKKNAMKDLKLEATYIDNATPVDFTDRAEWASSDEDIVQVTKGKLTAISIGEATIYAKYGDKVVTANVDVEVPRRLVVSTDLLSMQVGQVLPALTLTATYADGTSDNTIADSATWSVDNDAVAFVSKGLVKAYKSGEATVTAKYGGKTTTTKVEVDIPTTIKANKKAVNLQKGGSDKVTLTAYFKDNRELDVTSLAEWTTSSKDIAEVRNGEITGISTGTATITGKYGTRTTSIQVSVGVLKSLTVSQEKLVMKKGDSVTLTAEAIYTDDTKNSNAAADVIWTSSNLKVATVDGGKVKAIASGESTLTAQLDSKTVTISVTVDMASDLSANVANLVFDMNETRSIVLTATDASGAARTVTNEAEWKSSSSSIALVSKGVVTPVSRGKATITATYGGKSVSIPVEIGVIQTLVADKTFIVTKRGDQVQVKLTATLADGTTKDVTETATWKVMAYKLGTVTDGLFTATASGKTTITGSFGGKMVAIPVEIDSLKYLKTDVVKIELQEGKTAKIEALATYTDGSEEDVTKPALWTSSNIMIADVKDGIIRATGKGTARITVTYSNMRTTVQVTVTK, encoded by the coding sequence ATGAAGTCTAGACACAGTAAGTGGTTATCCATGGTATTTATCTTTATTCTAGCTACGCAATCCTTAGTAACAGGAACCGCTTTTGCAGCTGATGAGATTTCTAAACTCGTCCTAAATAAAAACGAGCTTGCCTTGCAAGTCGGAGATACAGCCAATCTGACGGCAACCGCCATTTTCGTAAGCGGCTCTACCGAGAATGCGACCGTCAAAACCGATTGGAATTCAGGTTCTACCGATGTTGCCTCCGTCTATGCGGGTGTGGTAACAGCCAAAAAAGAAGGCAAGGCCGTGATAACTGCCACGTATATGGGTAAGACCGTAATCGTGAACGTCGATGTTAGCAAAAAGGTGAAATCATTAACCAAAGATAAACAGTCCATGGCTCTTCGCCTTAATGCGACTGAGCAAGTTATGATTACAGCCTTTTACGATGACGGCACTTCCGAAGATGTAACGAGCAAGGCTGATTACACCGTCGATACGAGCTCAATTGTGACGGTAACGAATGGTTTAGTGAAGGGACAAAATCCCGGCAGTGCAACGATTACGATCAAATACATGAATCAATCCCTGACATTGCCAGTCGATGTTGAAGTTGTACGACGTATTGATGCTGTGAAATCCAGTATATCCTTACTGCTTAATGGAACGGAACCAATCGTACTGAACGCTACCTACCCAGATGGTACAAATGCTGACGTATCCGCTAAAGCAGTATGGACCACTGACAAACCGAACGTTGCTGATGTAATAAATGGATCAGTTAAAGGTTACGGTGTAGGTACAGCTAATTTAACTGCTACATACGGTACTAAGTCGACAACGGTTAAAGTTGATGTAGACAGTACTTTGAAACTCACATTAGATCAACCAAATGTCTTAATGAAGAAAAATGCAATGAAAGATCTGAAATTAGAAGCTACCTACATCGACAACGCTACACCGGTTGACTTTACAGATCGCGCCGAATGGGCTTCGAGTGATGAAGATATCGTCCAAGTCACCAAAGGTAAGCTAACTGCCATATCCATTGGTGAGGCGACGATTTATGCCAAATACGGTGATAAAGTAGTTACAGCTAACGTTGACGTTGAAGTTCCTCGTCGTTTAGTCGTTAGTACCGACCTACTCTCTATGCAAGTAGGTCAAGTGCTTCCCGCCCTTACTCTGACTGCTACTTATGCCGATGGTACAAGCGACAATACCATCGCAGATAGCGCGACTTGGAGCGTGGATAACGACGCCGTTGCATTTGTCAGTAAAGGTTTAGTTAAAGCTTATAAATCCGGTGAAGCCACGGTAACCGCTAAATACGGCGGCAAAACAACGACAACCAAAGTCGAAGTCGATATCCCTACGACCATCAAAGCAAATAAAAAAGCTGTTAATTTACAAAAAGGCGGGTCCGATAAAGTCACGTTGACCGCTTATTTCAAAGACAACAGAGAATTGGATGTCACATCCCTGGCAGAATGGACGACCAGTTCCAAAGATATCGCCGAAGTCCGCAACGGTGAAATCACAGGGATCTCTACCGGCACAGCAACGATTACAGGGAAATATGGTACACGCACAACCAGCATTCAAGTATCGGTTGGCGTACTGAAAAGTTTGACAGTCAGTCAAGAAAAGCTAGTGATGAAAAAAGGCGACTCTGTTACTTTGACAGCAGAAGCTATTTATACCGATGATACAAAAAATAGCAATGCAGCCGCAGATGTCATCTGGACAAGCAGTAATCTCAAAGTTGCCACGGTTGACGGAGGTAAAGTAAAAGCTATAGCTTCTGGAGAATCGACCCTCACTGCTCAACTAGATAGCAAGACAGTTACAATCTCGGTCACAGTGGATATGGCCAGTGATCTATCGGCGAATGTCGCCAATCTAGTTTTTGACATGAATGAAACAAGATCTATCGTGCTGACAGCAACAGATGCTAGCGGCGCAGCTCGCACTGTCACCAATGAGGCTGAGTGGAAATCAAGCAGCAGCTCGATCGCGCTAGTATCCAAGGGTGTTGTAACACCGGTTTCCCGAGGTAAAGCAACCATAACGGCAACTTATGGCGGTAAAAGTGTATCCATTCCGGTTGAAATCGGCGTGATTCAGACACTAGTCGCTGATAAAACTTTCATCGTCACCAAACGCGGTGATCAAGTTCAAGTGAAATTAACCGCTACTTTAGCGGATGGCACGACCAAAGATGTCACGGAAACAGCAACTTGGAAAGTCATGGCCTATAAGCTAGGAACCGTTACGGATGGGCTTTTCACAGCAACTGCTTCAGGTAAAACAACGATCACCGGGTCCTTCGGCGGTAAAATGGTCGCTATTCCCGTGGAAATCGATTCGTTGAAATATTTGAAAACCGACGTCGTCAAAATCGAGCTGCAAGAAGGCAAAACGGCTAAGATTGAGGCTTTGGCAACCTACACAGACGGGTCTGAAGAAGATGTAACCAAGCCTGCATTATGGACATCATCAAACATCATGATTGCTGATGTGAAGGATGGTATCATCCGAGCAACAGGTAAAGGGACTGCTAGAATTACGGTCACGTATTCCAACATGAGAACGACCGTACAAGTGACAGTTACGAAGTAA
- a CDS encoding carbohydrate kinase, protein MDREQQILALIRQNPFISQIEIASMIGISRSAVAGYIAALTKKGTIRGRAYVTSDELTIMCIGGANLDSKAVSKQTIRLGSSNPVTVTDSCGGVARNIAETLAGLSCRTALLTVVGDDKAGQWVLEETRKRGVDVSQTIVLQGESTGTYTAVLDTTGEMFLAFANMEIYDKCTPQLLMDKWSHIAASQLVIADTNLPAGTLQELIKRCKDEGISLFIDPVSSEKAKKLPQELHGVTAIFPNLEEACQLAGASIEIIDQDYDKLARAIQARGVKHVFITLGSAGVMYVGEEGEQLFPPIPTNVVEVTGAGDALVAGIAYGVMHQHTYMDACSYGLAAAQITLQTDQSVASELTEERLQQTIQSITKGV, encoded by the coding sequence ATGGATCGTGAACAGCAAATTTTAGCACTCATACGTCAAAATCCATTCATTTCCCAAATTGAAATAGCCAGTATGATAGGTATTTCACGCTCTGCTGTTGCCGGCTATATCGCTGCGTTGACCAAGAAAGGGACGATCCGAGGCCGAGCCTATGTCACATCTGATGAACTTACAATCATGTGTATCGGCGGCGCGAACCTCGACAGCAAAGCGGTCAGCAAGCAGACCATTCGACTGGGCTCCTCGAATCCGGTCACGGTCACCGATTCCTGCGGCGGTGTTGCGCGCAATATCGCAGAAACACTAGCTGGTTTATCCTGCCGGACAGCACTCCTAACGGTTGTCGGTGACGATAAGGCTGGCCAGTGGGTGCTTGAAGAAACACGAAAACGCGGTGTCGACGTTAGCCAAACGATTGTCCTGCAGGGCGAGAGCACGGGAACCTACACGGCTGTGCTCGATACCACGGGCGAGATGTTTTTGGCTTTTGCCAACATGGAAATTTACGATAAATGTACCCCCCAGCTTTTGATGGACAAATGGTCCCATATTGCTGCTTCCCAGCTGGTTATTGCCGATACAAATTTGCCTGCAGGTACGCTCCAAGAATTAATTAAGCGCTGTAAGGACGAAGGCATCTCGCTATTCATAGATCCTGTCTCTTCCGAAAAAGCGAAAAAGCTCCCGCAGGAGCTTCATGGTGTTACAGCGATCTTCCCTAACCTTGAGGAAGCCTGTCAGCTTGCCGGTGCCTCGATAGAAATAATAGATCAAGATTACGACAAGCTGGCTAGAGCTATTCAGGCACGGGGCGTGAAACACGTATTCATTACACTCGGCAGCGCGGGTGTGATGTATGTTGGCGAAGAAGGCGAGCAGCTTTTCCCTCCTATTCCTACCAACGTCGTGGAAGTAACCGGAGCAGGCGATGCTCTCGTCGCTGGAATCGCTTATGGTGTGATGCATCAACATACCTATATGGACGCCTGCTCCTATGGTCTCGCTGCGGCACAGATTACGCTTCAAACCGATCAATCCGTAGCTAGTGAGCTAACCGAAGAACGACTGCAACAAACCATACAATCGATAACTAAAGGAGTCTGA
- a CDS encoding pseudouridine-5'-phosphate glycosidase: MNTSYLTFTDEVKDALANNKPIVALETTIISHGMPYPQNIEMAKKVEQIIRDNGAVPATIGIMDGKIKIGLNEQELEAFATTANVEKVSRRDFPYILSSGKIGATTVAATMIGAALAGIEVFATGGIGGVHREGEVTMDVSADLTELAQTNVAVVCAGVKSILDIGRTLEYLETHGVPVVGFKTSEFPSFYARESGYGVDFRLDEAAEVAAMLRTKWELGLAGGAIIANPVPAESAMDHLAIEGVIQQALAEAKDQNVTGKKVTPFLLARIKQLTEGRSLETNIALVYHNAQTAAQVAVALKNK, translated from the coding sequence ATGAATACTTCCTACCTGACATTTACCGACGAAGTGAAAGATGCACTGGCGAACAATAAGCCAATCGTAGCCTTGGAGACAACGATTATTTCCCACGGGATGCCTTATCCGCAGAACATTGAAATGGCTAAAAAGGTTGAGCAAATCATCCGCGACAACGGCGCTGTTCCAGCAACGATTGGCATTATGGATGGCAAAATCAAAATCGGCTTAAACGAGCAGGAGTTAGAAGCTTTTGCGACAACGGCCAATGTAGAAAAAGTCAGCCGTCGTGACTTCCCTTACATCCTGTCATCCGGCAAAATCGGCGCAACGACCGTAGCGGCAACGATGATCGGCGCGGCGCTTGCTGGCATCGAAGTGTTCGCTACCGGCGGTATCGGCGGTGTTCACCGCGAAGGTGAAGTAACGATGGACGTCTCCGCCGACTTAACGGAGCTGGCACAAACGAACGTCGCCGTCGTCTGCGCAGGCGTGAAGTCGATCCTCGATATTGGCCGTACGCTCGAGTATTTGGAAACCCACGGCGTACCCGTGGTTGGTTTCAAAACGAGCGAGTTCCCGTCCTTCTACGCCCGCGAAAGCGGCTACGGCGTTGATTTCCGTCTCGATGAGGCAGCCGAGGTGGCGGCTATGCTGCGCACCAAGTGGGAGCTGGGCCTCGCCGGTGGCGCCATCATCGCCAATCCGGTCCCCGCGGAATCCGCGATGGACCATCTCGCGATCGAAGGCGTCATCCAGCAGGCGCTGGCTGAGGCCAAAGATCAAAACGTGACCGGCAAGAAGGTCACGCCTTTCCTGCTAGCGCGCATCAAACAGCTGACCGAAGGTCGCAGCTTGGAGACGAACATCGCGCTCGTTTACCACAACGCGCAAACGGCCGCGCAGGTTGCAGTTGCCCTTAAGAACAAGTAG
- a CDS encoding nitroreductase, translating into MDINEAIRHRRSIGKVKQDPVDKSLIEEILEAGTWAPNHCHTEPWRFWVMTGEGRRLLGKGYGEVAFAEADPTLSEEELSKLKSAQEKKAFRAPVVIAVAVTPSVKAIVPEIEEYAAAHAAVQNMLLTAHALGLGTIWRTGAPTYHPKMREAFSLVGKEELVGFIYIGYPDMEPPKAARVPFAQKTTWVNE; encoded by the coding sequence ATGGATATAAACGAAGCGATTCGCCATCGCCGCAGTATCGGGAAGGTTAAACAGGATCCTGTCGACAAATCACTTATCGAAGAAATCCTTGAAGCGGGTACTTGGGCGCCTAACCATTGTCATACAGAGCCATGGAGGTTCTGGGTCATGACCGGTGAAGGCAGAAGATTGTTGGGCAAAGGCTACGGTGAGGTAGCCTTTGCGGAAGCGGATCCGACGCTTTCTGAGGAGGAGTTATCCAAGCTGAAAAGCGCTCAGGAGAAGAAAGCGTTCCGCGCTCCTGTTGTTATTGCTGTGGCCGTAACACCTTCAGTGAAGGCTATAGTTCCGGAGATCGAGGAATATGCGGCCGCGCATGCCGCAGTGCAAAATATGCTGCTAACAGCTCACGCATTAGGCCTAGGAACGATATGGCGGACGGGTGCACCTACCTATCATCCGAAGATGCGGGAGGCGTTCAGCCTAGTGGGAAAAGAGGAACTGGTTGGATTCATCTACATCGGCTACCCAGACATGGAACCACCGAAGGCAGCGCGGGTGCCGTTCGCTCAAAAGACAACATGGGTAAACGAGTAA